From the genome of Cetobacterium ceti:
GGGGATGTATTTTCAGAAGAAGGAATTTCTGAAAAAAAAATAGCTGAAGAACTTTTAGAATATGGAGATTTAGATGAAATAACAGTAAGAATAAATTCTCCAGGAGGATCAGTAACATCAGGAATTGCTATATATAACGCTTTAAAAAATAATAAAGCTAAAAAAATAGTTGAAATAGATGGGCTTTGTGGGTCTATTGCTACAGTTATAGCTATGTGCGGAGACAAAAGAATAATGAACTCGGCAACAACATTCATGATACACAACCCATTAACGATGGCATTTGGAAGTAAAAAAGAGCTGGAAAAATCAATAGAAAGATTAGAACAAATAAAAAATGATGTAATAGAAATTTATAACTCTGTTACAAATTTAGGAAAAGAAAAACTAGAAAAAATGATGGATGATGAAACATATTTAAGTCCAGAAGAAGCTTTAGAGAATGGCTTTATAACTGAAATAAATAAAAATGTTGATAAAAATATAACTAATTATATTCAGGAATATCTAAATTATAGAAATATTCATAAAGAGAAAGAAGAGGAGGAAAAAATGACAAAAGAGGAATTAAAAGCAAAGTTTCCTGATGTTTACAATGAAATAATGGAAGAGGGAGAAAAGACAGGTGGACAAAGAGAAAGAGAAAGACTAAAAAAGCTTGATGAATTTTCAAATAGTGAAATCGTTAATAAATTTGAAAATATAGATGCAATAATTCAAGATGCAAAATATGTTAATGTGAAAAGTTTTGAAGAAATTTCAAGTTCAATTCTGCTTGGTAAAATAAAAATTCAAGGAAAAGAAGAAAAGAAAAAAGAAGAAATAGATCCATTAAATTTTGCACATAGAATCGAAGATGCTTTAAATTTAGGAGAAATAGAGGGATCTGCAAAGCCAGGTGAAGATGACAGAAGGAATGCTTTTTTAAAAGCGTTTAACGAAATATAAGGAGGAGATTATATTGAAAAAAACAGAGATAAAAACAAAAGTATTAGTAGCAGGGAATGATATTACTCCGACGACATATAAAATGCCTTGTACTGCTGGAGAATATAAATCAGGGACTATTGTTGAATGGGACACATCAACTAAAAAAATGAAACCAGCTACTGCAGCTGCAAATATGTTTGGAATTATAGTTGAGGATATTACAGTAGGAGAAAATGGAATGGCTCTTGTATATGTCACAGGTAGATTTGATTTTACAGAATGTATTATTCCTACAGTTCATGGTGAAAGCAAACTCGATTATCAAATAAAGGGAAAAGAAATAGGAATATTCTTTGCTGAATAAAAAATTAGGAGGAAAACATGGATCAAAGAACATTAATATTAGCATTAAAACAAACTAAAGCACCGGAGTTATTTTTATATAACTTATTAATAGGAGCTGAAAAATGTGAAAAGACAGAAAAATTTGAAATTCAAACTAAAAGCGCATCAAGAACTAGAGTTCCATTAGTTGGAAGAAGAGAAAATGGAAAATTAATAAAATCTGAATCATATTATCAATCTTTATATAAACCTGGAATAATGAAACCGTATAAACCAATAAGTGAAGACAGTTTATTAGCACAAAAATTTGGTCAAGATGCTTATGGAACTCCAGCTTCATATACAAATATGCAGCTAAAAGGACTTAAAAGTGATTTGTTAGAACTTAAAGAAATTGGATTAAGAACAAAACTATGGATGTTATCTCAATTGTTAGTTACAGGAACTCTTCCAACAGATAAAACAGAGGGGATTTCATTTGGAGAATTAAATGAGACTATAATGACAGGCTCAGAAAAATGGTCTGATCCTACAGCACCTATTATTAGTCAATTAAGACAAAGTCAATTGAAAATTCAACAAAATACAGGAATGGTTGTTGACCACTTGATTGTAACACCTGATGTCGTAGAACACTTACTTGCAAATAATGGTGTTAAAGAAGCAATGAAAAGCACAACAGGACATCTATTTGTATTTGATCCAGAAAAAATTGGAGACAATACAGCATATATAGGGTTTATTCCTGAACTTAATTTAAGAATATTCTCATATATGGATTGGACCGCTGAAGAAGGAGAAGTTGAACAACCACTGTTACCGCCAGGTACGGCTCTTTTATTGAGAAAGAAAAGTTTTAGAGTACATTATGCAGCTCTAGCTATCAGAAAGAAGGCTGGACAATCTAAAACATTAATCCAAGCGTCAGAATACACCAAAGTTGAATATGGGACTAAAGATGAAGAAGATGATGTATTAAGATATTATTCTGCGCCATTAATTATTCCAGTTGATGCACAAGGATGGGCTTTATTAAAAGTATTAGGAGAGTAGAATTTATGAAAATAAAAAATTTAAAAGCAATAAGATACAAAGGAAAATATTTTAATAAAAATTCAGAAATTAATTTTGAAGAAGATGAGGAAGCTAAAAAATATCTAAAATTAGGGATATTTGTAAAAATTACAAATTCAAAAGAAACAGAGAAAATTGAAGCTGAAAAAGAAATTACTGAAATAATTGATGAAAATCCTGTAACCACTTCAAAAAAAGGTAAAAAATAATGAAACTGAATGAATTATTTGAGAAAGATATTGATGATGTCTTCTTTGATAGCACAGAGACAATGGAATATGTAAATGTTAATGGAGAAAAAATGCCTGGGATTCTTATTTTAGAATCTCAGCTATCTTCTAAGATATCAAAAGATAGTCAAGGAATTTATCAGGGGGATGGAACGGTTCTTTATCTGAAATATAATGAAGAGTTTTATTATAAAAATAGAGCAGGGAAAATATTAGAAATTAATGAAGTGATGTATAAAATTTCAAATAGATCAAAAGAATTTGGAATGGCAAAATTTAAGTTAGAAGATTGTGAAGGATATTAATGGTTGAAATATCAGAAAGAAATTTGAAAGAAGCAAAAGAGCTATTATCAGGAATAAAAAATGGAATGGAAAAAGCAACATCGAGAGCGATTAATCATACAACATCTAAAGCTAAAACGAAAATAAAAAGGCTTGTTAGCAAAGGATATTATATTAAACAATCAGATATAGATAAAACATTAAAAGTAAAAAAAGCGTCGTGGCATAATCCATTTTCAACAATAACTTCTCGCTCGGGAGTTTTAACTCTTGATAAATTTAGAGTTACAGTTAAAAATGGGACCGTTAAAGCGGCTATAAGTAAAGTTGTGGGATATAAGGAAAGGAAAAATACATTTGCAGTAAATGTAAAAGATTTTAATGGTGGATCATGGCGAGAAGTCAATGGAAAAAAAAGATTTTTGCCATCATTTTCTCATAAGAGTGGAGTTAGAGTTTTTAAAAGAAAAGGTAAAAAAAGGCTTCCGATTGAAGCTCAATCAGGGGCATCTGTTCCAGGAATGATAGCTTCAGAAAATGTACTGGAGGTATTAAGCGACTTTGTAATAAAAGAAACGGAAGTAAGACTAGAACATGAAGTTGGAAGAATTTTAGGAGGGTATAGATGAATATAGGAATCTTTGAAATAGCATTGAAAGAATTTGTTGAAGTTACAACATCTGATTTGATGTTTTTAGAGCAAGGGAAAAAAGTCCCTGCAAGAAGACCTATAAGAGTTTTTTCTGGATTTCTACCTCCAAATACAGCAGAAGATGAAATCCCTGCAATAGCAATAAGATTTAATAAAGCAGAGGATTCTATAGATGCTAGAGTTTTATATTTTGATTTTTATTTTGCTATTTTTAACAGAGACAGTGAAGGCTATAAAGAACTAACGTTATTAATTGAGAGAGTTATAAACAATATAACTGAAAAAAAATATATAGGTGAATATTTGAGTTACTCAGGTGCTGGAGAATTTGAAATTGAAGATGAACAACCATATCCATTTTGGATAGGAAGTGCAAGATTAAAGTTTGAGGCTCCAAAGCCGGATTATATACCATCGTATTATTAAAAGGAGAGCAAAGTGGCTAAAACAAAACAAGAACAACAAGAAAAAAAAGAAACATTAAAAATGTATATAGGACCTTCGATTGAAAAAGCTGGATTAAGCAATGGATGTGTTATAAGAGGTGATGAAAATAAAATATATGAAAAAATCATAAAAGAAATTCCAGAACTAAAAAATTTATTTGTAAATGTAGATGAAAGTTTAGCATTAAGAAAAAAAGCAATTTTTGAAAATGGAACAAATGAAAATTTTTATTATGAAAAAGTATTAGAAAAGAAAAATAGGGGGTAAAAATGGGATTTGAGCATGGAGTAACAGGAAGAGAAAATCCTACAAGCGTTATAGCCGCATCAACATCTGAAATGGTAGCCGTGTATGTAGGAACAGCTCCAGTTGTTATGGCAAAAGAAAGAAATATAAATAATCCTGTTCTTTGTTATTCTTATGATGAAGCAGTAGAACAAATTGGGTATTTAAAAGACTTTGAAAATTATACATTATGTGAGGCAATAGATTCTCATTTTAGTAAATTTGGATCAGGACCAATTGTACTTATAAATGTTTTGAATCCTGAGATACATAAAGCTGATATAGAATCAGAAAGTATTAGAAAAGAAAATAATAAATTCACAATAAAAAGGACTGGTGTAATCCCAGAAACTGTAAGAATTGCGGGACAAGAAAATCTTAATTTTAAATTTGATGATGATGGATATCTTGTAATAATTGGAGAACTTTCTGGGGACTCTATCACTGTTAGTTATTCATATTTAAATCCTTCATCAATAACAAATCAAGATATTATAGGTGGGATTGACTCTAGTACAGGAATGGAAAAGGGATTAGAGTGTATTGAAAATATTTTTCCCAAATTTAGAGTTATCCCAAATTTAATATTGGCGCCAAAATTTTCAAGTGATTCAGCAGTTGCAGCAGTAATGGAAACAAAAGCTAAAAAAATAAATGGACATTTTCAAGGATTAGCTTTAGTAGATATTGATACAAAGACTGTAAAGAAGTATACAGATGTTCCTGGAATTAAAGAAAGTAATAATTTAGCATCGACATTTATGTTAGTAGCGTGGCCTAAAGTTGCATTAGGAGAATCACAGTATCATATGAGCACTCAAATAGCATGCATAATACAAACTTTAGCAGCTGAAAATAGTGGAATTCCTTTTAAATCTCCTTCTAATAAGTCATTAAAAGCCGATTCTGCTATTTTAAATGATAGAACTCCTGTTCTCCTTGGCGTAAATAAAGCTAATTATTTGAATAGCAATGGAATAATAACTCCTCTTAATTTTATTGGAGGATGGAAAGCATGGGGGAATAATACGGCATGTTTTCCAGCAGTAACAGATCCCAAAGATGCTTTTATAGCTTCTAGGTTAATGTTTAACTTTTTAAATAACACTCTCGTCACAACATTCTGGCAAAAAGTGGATGAAGCAACAAATCAGGTGTTAATCAATACAATAGTTGATAGTTGTAATATCTGGCTAAATGGTTTAACTAATCAAGGACAAATACTTGGTGGAAGAATAGAATTTAGAGCGGCTGATAATCCAACTACATCTCTTATCGCAGGAAAAATAACTCTTAGAATATATTTTACTCCTGCATTACCAGCTCAAGAAATTTGTTTCTTGAAGGAAATAGATGTTAAGTATTTTGAAAATATAGCAAAATAAATGGAGGAATAGATGAATATACCAGAAAAAGTAGCAAATTTTACATGCTATCTAAATGGATCAAATGAAATAGCTGGAATGGTAGATGCTACTCTACCTTCAATAGAACATTTAACAGAAACGATATCAGGGGCAGGGATACCCGGAGAAATTGAAAGTATTACTCCAGGGCATACAAGCCCGATGTCATTTTCTATTAATTTTAGAAGTTTAGTTAGTAAAAATATATCTTTAATAAAACCAGAATCATATGCTTTTGAAATAAGAGGGGCTTTACAAGAAACTGATCCAGCAACTCATAAAATAGAAATCAAAAAATTAGTTATTTCTTTAAGAGGATATCCTAAAAAAATAGAACTTGGAAAATTAGCTGTTGGAAAGCAGACTGATACAACTGGAGAATTTACATGTGAATATTTAAAAGTAGAAATTGATGGAAAAATAAGTACAGAAATAGACAAAATGAATATGGTTTTTAATATCGATGGAAAAGATATGTTAGCTGAATTAAGAGCAGCTTTAGGTAAATAAGGAGGATTTATTATGAAATTAAAAAAGCCAATAGCAATCGACGGAAAAGAAATAGATGAACTTAAAATTGAGAAAGAGGGCTTCACAGCATCAGCTCTTATAAAAGCTGAAAAAGAATTTTTAGTAACTGGAGGGGTTTTCCCCGCTGGAGCTATGGAGGATTCAAGAGCATATATGCTTTGCGTCGCTGCAAAAATACTAGGATATAAAACTGCGGATCTTGAAGATAAATTGTCTGGAGAAGATTTTATAACATTAACAAATGTGGTTAAGGGTTTTTACGGTGGTATGGGGGGGCTGAACAGTTTGATCCAGGCTCTCTTAGAAAAGTAGTATTAATTGCAGCATCTGAATCAAGAGGAAGTTTTGATAAGTTTCTAGAAATGCCGCTTTATGAGCTTGATGATTGGCTTGAAAGTATATCAGATATTTTAGAAATAAAAAATAAAAAAAGCTCAGGATAATTTTTCTTGAGCTTTGCTAGAAGGTGACTATGAAAGAACAAAAACTCACATTTGGAATAGGTGCAAATATTAAAGGAAATTTTACTAGTAGTTTTTCTAAAGCATCCGAAACAATGATCAATTTAAATTCTGCTTTAAATAAAATAAATGGAATTCAAAAACAAAATACAACTACATTGCAAAAATATATGAAGACAATTAGTTCTTCTTCAGCTTTATTAAAACCGCTTAAAAATGAACTAAAATCATTATCCGAAACAATGGAAAGTTCAAAATCGAAGATGCAACAATTAGAAGAAAAAATTAAAAAAGGAGGCCGTGGCTCTAAATCAGCAGCAAGAGAATATACAAAATTAAAAAATGAAGTCCATAGATTGCAAAATGAATATGATAAAAAACTTTCAAATGCAAATAAAATTGAATCTAAAATTGAAAAAGAAAGAGAAGAGGTTCAAAAATTAACAGAAAGTTATAAAAAAAATGCAATAGCACTAAAGAAGGTTGAAGCACTTAAGAAAGTACACTCTTTAGCAAATAAGAGTGGAGAAATTGGGAAAAATATAAGTAGTGCAGGTACTAAAATTGCTGGAGCTGGAGCTATAGGAATGGGAGCTTTAACCCCTTCTATCTATGCAGCTATAAAAGCTGAATCTTCTTTTGCAGATGTAAAAAAACAATTTGATTTTAAAGATAAAGATGATGAAAATAACTTTAAAAAAAAATTAGAGGATCTTGTGACTGAAAAAAAGCTTGCTGTTAGTATTCCTGAACTATATGCAGCAGCAGCGGCAGCAGGACAAAGTGGAATAGGAAAAGACGAGGCAATAAATTATGTTGAGCAAGGAATAAAAACTGGTATAGCTTTTGATGTCGGAAAAGATGAGGCATCAAAATCATTATTTATGTTAAAAAATGCTTTTAATTTAACGTTTGAAAAACTTTCAAATCTGACAGATGTAATAAATATGCTAGGTAATACAACGGGTGCTAATGCAGCTGATATTACAGATTTTGTTAGCAGAGTTGGAAATATTGGTACTGTTGCAGGATTTACAACGGATCAAATAGCAGCCTTAGGAGCTACACTAATAGAGCAAGGAATGACTCCTGAAATAGCTGCAACGGGTGCTGAAAAATTAATGGGATCTATGACAAAGGGATTTGCTGCATCAAAATCACAACAACAAGCCTTCAATATGCTCGGATTAGATTCAGAATATTTAGCAAAGTCAGCACAAACAGATGCAGAAGGAACCATATTAAAAATATTTGATAGATTAGGAAAGCTTAGGGCAGATAAACAAGGAGCAGTAATTACATTACTTTTTGGTGAAGAAGGGAAGAGAGGAGCAACTGGAGTTCTTAAAAATAAAGATCAATTATTATCAAATCTTAAAAATTCAAAAAATAAAAATTTATATAGCGGAAGTATTCAACAAGAAGCGGATATTCGTGGAAATACAATGGAAAATAAACTACAAGTCTTAAAATCAATTTTAGATATCAGAATGGCTAAAATGGGAGAAATTTTATTTCCTGACTTAGAAAACTTGCTAAAACAATTTGGAAATATTTTAGAATCTGTTGAAAAATTTCAAAAAGAAAATCCAAAACTTTTTAGTGGGCTTGTAAAAGGAGTTGCATATGGTTCTGCGGCTCTATTAGGACTTGGAGCTACTGCTAAGATTGTAAGCTTCGGAGTAGGCTCTCTTTCGAAAGTATTCGAGGTTTATGGATGGTTAATTGAAAAAGAGGTAGCTTTAAAAGGTAAAACAGCATTACTAAAGTTATTAGCAACATCAAAAACAGTTTTTGTAGGATTAGGAACAGGTCTTAAAACAACTGCTTTAGCTGTAAGTGGGTTTTTAAAAACGGCAACAATAGGTCTTGCTAGATTTGGAGTTAGTTTATTAGCAAATCCGATAACATGGTATGTCGCGGCAATTATGGCTGTAGTTGGAGCTGGATATTTACTGTATAAAAATTTTGATTTGATAAAAGAAAAAAGTAAGGAAGCTTGGGCGGCTATCATTCAAGCTTGCCAACCAGTTATGGATATGTGGAACACAATAAAAGGGAAAGTTGCAGAAGTTTATGTATCATGGAAGGATGGAGCAATAGATTTTAAAAATTCCTTCAAAGAGGCTTTAAATGGAGTATTTTCATGGGTAACAGAAAAATTTCAAACTTTATTAAATTTAAAAGATAAATTTTTAAATTTTGCGAGTAATACATGGAATTCTGGAAAAAAAATAGTTAAAAATATTCCTGGATTTGCGGATGGGGGAATTGTAAATAACCCAACTTTAGCAATGATTGGAGAAGGAAATTATTCAGAAACTATAATTCCTCACAATAAAAACCAAAGAAGTTTAAATTTATGGGAAAAAACAGGAAAGATAATAGGGGCATATGATAAGAATAATAATACAGTTCAACATTATAATTCCCCAATTCAATTTACCTTTGCTCCTACAATTCATTCTAATGATTCGAAATCAATTGAAAAAGAAATTGAAAAACAAAAAGATCTTGCTTTCAGAGAATTTGAAAAAATGTATGAAAGACTTATAAAAGAAAAACAAAGGAGGGGGTATGGAAGATAAATATACAACAATTCTTGGCGATACATGGGATTTGATCGCTTATAAAGTCTATGGGAATAGTAAAGCGATTAAGAAAATAATAGCCTCAAATGAAAGATATGCAGGAACATATGTATTCGAAGCTGGAATAGTTTTATCGATTCCTCCAGCCGAAGAAGGAGGAGTGATACAAAATGAAAATATTGCCCCTTGGAGAAGATGATATTGCTAGAAGAGGAAGTTTAGTCATTTTATACGAAGGGAAAGATATAAGCAAAGATATTGCTGATTCTATAATCAATTGTGTATATAGAGATTCTATAAATGAATTCGATACAATAGATTTAACATTAGAAGATAAAAAAGGCTTGTGGATGGGCTGCTGGTTCCCTCAGCGAGGGGATAAAATTCAAATAAAATATAAATTAACCAATTGGGAAGAAAAGGGCATTGTAGAGCATAATTTAGGAACATTTTATATAGATAATATAGATTATTCTGGGCCACCATCAATAGTTAGCTTAAAAGGAATATCAGTTGATATTGTTTCTAATATAATGGATGAAAAAAAATGTAGAAGTTGGGAAGATGTAACAATAAAAAAAATAGCAGAAGATATAGCCAAAAATAGCAATTTAAAACTAATAACAGATTTTAAATTTAACAGAATCTATAAAAGAGTAGAACAAAAATTAGAAAGTGACTATACGCTGCTTAAAAGATTATGCCGAGAAGCAGGGATTACTGTAAAGTTATACAGTGATAAATTAATTTTATTTGAAGAATCGCTCTATGAAGCTAAAAATCCTTGCTTTAAATTTTCAAATAAAATAGAAAATTATTCCTTTAGTATGGATGATGCGGATACATATAGTGGATGCAAAATCTCCTATTATGATTATGTTTTAGATAAAAAAATAGAACATACATTCTACACAAAACAACGACCAGGTTATAAGAAAAATACTCAAAGACTTTTATTTATGAATTATGATGCTTCTGTTCCAGGAAAAACTCAACAAGAAAAAAAAGAATATTTACTTAAAATTGCACAAAGAGAACTAAGAGAAAAAAATAAAACAGGTATCACATGTTCTTTAACCATCATCGGCACCGTTCAACAGTTGAGTGCTAGCGATATTGTCGAGATAGATGCATTTGGCAGATTCAATGGGAAATATATAATAACAGAAATTACAACTGATTATTCGGATTATTCTCATTCTGTAAATCTCAGAAAATGCTTGGAGGGATATTAACATATGTGGAGAGTCGGTAAAGTTTCAGTTGTAAATTACGAAAAGGCAACAGTTCGTTGTGTTTTTCCAGATATAAATGAACAAAGTGGAGAATTAATAGTTCTTCAAGGAAGAACTATTGGAACTATGGATTATTCTATGCCAGCAATTGGAGAAGTTGGCCCTGTTTTACTAGATAAAAATGGAAATGGTTTTTATCTTGGAAGTGGTTATAGTAAAGCTTTTAAAAAGCCAAAAGAAGGTAAAGAAAATAAAGAAATAAAAAAATTTAAAGATGGAAGTATTATTGAGTTTGATGCTGACAATTCTACTTTTAAAATTTATAGTAAAAATAAAATTATTTTTGAATCTGAAAATGAAATCTTATTAAAATCATCTTTGATAAAAATAGAAGGCCCTCAAGAAAATACGAGCACTATAACTGCTAAAGGGATAGTAAAATCAATTGAAGATGTTATTACAAAAGGAATTTCTTTAGTAAAACACATTCATAAAGGGGTGAAAAGTGGATCAGATAAAACAGGAGGTGCTGAATAATGCTTGTTGGTAGTTTGGGTAAAATTATTTTTGTAGTTAGTTCTCATTATATTAAAACAATAGATGAGTTAAAATTTGAAAATAGTGTTACTTATGCTGAACATCAAATTTTAAAACGTAAACCAAAATTAGAATTTTTAAATGAAAACTTAAAAACTGCTTCTTTTAATATTCAGTTAAAAGCAATTTACAACGTTAACCCTTTAGCAGCTGCTAAAGAATTAAATGATTATATGGTAAATGGGACTGTTGTTAGATTTATAATGGGTATTGAAAATAAAGGAAAATTTGTTATTACAAGTTTAAAAGAAAATCATAAGCATTTCTCACAATTTGGAACAGTTAGTGCAATTGATTTAGAAGTTAATATAAAGGAGTATCACTAATGGAAATAATATATGATAGTTCCAAATTAAAGGATTATAAAATAAAAAAAACTATTTCTGATGAAATTATACAAAATATAGAAAATATTTTATCGAGGATAAAAGGAAACATTCCTCTTAATAGAGAAAAAGGGATAGACACTGCATTAATAGATGAACCTTTAAATCTTATTCAACCATATCTAATTTCTATATTGATAGATGAAATAGAAAGAGAAGAACCTAGATTCAAAGTTAATAAAATTTGTTTTGATACCGATTTTTCTTCTCAAGGTAAATTAATAATAAAAGTGAAAGGAGAAATCTCACATGAATAATTTTAATTATGTTGATTACGATCTTTTTGAAATAAGAAAAACTTTTGAAAAAGGCTATGAAGAAATAGTTGGCTGCAAAATTAATAAAGGAGATCCTATTTCAGATTTCTTAGATTTCGCAACATATATAACAACAATACTTTATTCTAAAATAAATGAAACAGGAAAAATGAATTTATTAAGATATGCTAAAGGTCCTTTTTTAGATGCGTTAGGTGAAATCCCTGGCGAAGTTAGAGGGGAAGCAAAGAAAGCGCTCACAACTATAAAATATACATTTTCAAAGCCATTTGAAAGTGTTGTTATAATCCCCAAAGGACATAAAACAACAGCACGAGGATTATATTTTGAAACAATATCAGCTACAGAACTAAAAATAGGAGAAACAACTACAAATATAAGATGCGAGTGTGCAACTCCTGGAACGCTTGGGAATGGATTTGGAATAGGAGAAATAGTAACTATAGTTGATGGAATTCCTTTTTTAGAATCAGTTACAAATCTAACCGTTAGTCAAGGCGGGGCTGAAAAAGAAGATGATGAAAGCTTTAGAGAGAAAATAAGAGCTAATCCAACAGCTAGAAGTGTCGCAGGACCAGCAACAGCTTATATTTATCATACTAAAAAATCAAATCAGGATATTTCAGATGTCTTTGTTACAACAACTAAAGGAACAGGAATAGTAAAGATATATCCTTTAATGAAAAATGGAGAGATCCCTGGTAGTGATGTTTTAGAATCTATAAAGTTAGCATTAGAGAATAAAGAAATAAAACCCCTTACAGATCAAGTCCAAGCACTTGCTCCAGGAATAACCAATTATGATATAAATGTAAAATATTTTATCGAACAAAATCCAACAGCAGATATAGAACTAATTAAAAAAAATATTGAAAATTCAGTTAACAATTATATAAATTGGCAACACGAAAAATTAGGAAGAGATATAAATCCAAGTAAATTAATAACTATGATGACTCTTGCAGGAGCAAAAAGAATTGAAATAATAGCTCCTTCATTCATAAAACTAGAGAAAACAAATATAGCAAAATTGAAAAACAAAGCTGTTGTTTATGGAGGAGTTGAAGTTGAATAAGAATCAAATTTATAATTTATTTCCAGAAAATTTAAAAAAATATAAAAATATTTCTGATATAACTTCTATTTTCTCAGATCAATTAGCTCAAGTAGATAACTCTATAGATCTTCTTAAAATTTATTTAGATATGCAAAATTTATCAGATAAAGTTTTAGACGAATTGGCGTGGCACTGGAATGTAGAATTTTATAGTACAGAGCTTCAAAAATCTAAAAAAATAGAAATGATAAAAAGATCATATTTACATCATATAAAAAAGGGAACTGTTGGAGCTTTAGAGTCAGCATTAAAAGCTATTGTTAGCAATTTAGAAGTAAAGGAATGGTACGAATACGGAGGTGTTCCTTATACATTCAGATTAATAGTCGCAGGAGAAATGCTTACTGAAGAAGAAATTTCAACGGTATATAAACTTGTTAGTATTTATAAAAATGTTCGTTCTGAGTTAGATGGTTTTATAATTTCAAAAGAAAATAAACCTCTTATAAATTTTAACAGTGGAATACATGATTATAAAAAAATAACAAATAAATTCGTAGGGTAGGTGAACAATGTTAGCAACAGAAGGAGTTATATTAACTAAAGCTGGTTCTACAATAATTTCAAAGGCTTTAGAATTAGTTAAACCAATTGAATTTGTACATATAAAAATAGGAAGTGGAGATATTAATAGTTTAGAACAAGCTAAAAATTTAACTGATTTAGTAAATGATTATAAGACTATTAACATGTCTTCTATCATAAGAACTGATGACACTATAAGAATAAGAGGAAGTTTTACAAATGAAAATTTCACTAATCAAATAACTATCAAAGAAATAGGGGTGTTTGCAAAAGTTGGAACAGACGAACCTGCTTTATTTGCATATGTTAACGATGGTATTGGGGAAACTATCCCCGCTGGAAATTCAGGCAATTTAATTTCAAGAGTAAGAGATTTATATATAGGTATAACAAGTGAAACT
Proteins encoded in this window:
- a CDS encoding baseplate J/gp47 family protein, whose protein sequence is MNNFNYVDYDLFEIRKTFEKGYEEIVGCKINKGDPISDFLDFATYITTILYSKINETGKMNLLRYAKGPFLDALGEIPGEVRGEAKKALTTIKYTFSKPFESVVIIPKGHKTTARGLYFETISATELKIGETTTNIRCECATPGTLGNGFGIGEIVTIVDGIPFLESVTNLTVSQGGAEKEDDESFREKIRANPTARSVAGPATAYIYHTKKSNQDISDVFVTTTKGTGIVKIYPLMKNGEIPGSDVLESIKLALENKEIKPLTDQVQALAPGITNYDINVKYFIEQNPTADIELIKKNIENSVNNYINWQHEKLGRDINPSKLITMMTLAGAKRIEIIAPSFIKLEKTNIAKLKNKAVVYGGVEVE
- a CDS encoding phage tail protein I is translated as MNKNQIYNLFPENLKKYKNISDITSIFSDQLAQVDNSIDLLKIYLDMQNLSDKVLDELAWHWNVEFYSTELQKSKKIEMIKRSYLHHIKKGTVGALESALKAIVSNLEVKEWYEYGGVPYTFRLIVAGEMLTEEEISTVYKLVSIYKNVRSELDGFIISKENKPLINFNSGIHDYKKITNKFVG